DNA from Scheffersomyces stipitis CBS 6054 chromosome 1, whole genome shotgun sequence:
GCGAAAACAGAAATGTGGACGAAGACAGACAAGCTTTTACCAGAGCATTGAGGATGTTGGAAAGTGAAGAAGGAGGTTTGACTAGTCAGCTAATAGAATTCATAGAAGATCATGCCAATTTGGACCCATTAAATCCCGAACTGGTTGGAAAGGGCTCGCAAGGGGTTTCACAAGAATTTTTAGACTCATTGGAAAGAGTACCAATCTCCAACTTGGCTAACAAGGAAACTTCTGATTGTCCTATTTGTACCAATAGGTTCGTAGATGACGAATATCCACTTGTAGTGAAGTTGCCCTGTCTGGTTCAAAGCGGCAAAGACCATCTTTTTGACTTAGAATGTATAGGACCATGGTTGAAGGTGCATTCAACATGCCCATTGTGTCGTTTTGATGTATTAGAGGTGGATAAGAAGAGACGcgagaagttggagaaggaGTTACAGGCAGCCCAAGATGCCGATTCtgaagaggaggaagaagactGGGATGTATATGGTTAGAACTAGAATCAGTTAATAATGTAGAAGTACTTGAACGAGTTTCTGAAAACAATaaagaatcaaaaaaaaatagaaaagatACGTCTATAGAGTAGTTCGAGTAAGGAAAGCAAAAAGACTTAGAATCTAGTACTATCAGGGAGAACATGTGCTAGAAGAGAAAACTTACGACTATATCTACACTTTAATTATGTTGGTGTCTAGATTGACGATATATACAGATACGAACAGCTATGTACTtacttctcttcttcgagaagtttcttgaaggtgtctgatttcaacaactcttcgaCCTTCTTGGCTACAGGATCGGTGATGTCGTTGTAAGCATTTGGAAGAGTGTAATCTTCAGAAGCCAAAGCATCCATCTCTTTGTTATAGTCTAAAGATTCGCTAGTAGTCATAGTAGCCTTGTAACTAACGTCTTCAATCGCGtatttgt
Protein-coding regions in this window:
- the ATL2 gene encoding Putative RING-H2 finger protein, producing the protein KGSQGVSQEFLDSLERVPISNLANKETSDCPICTNRFVDDEYPLVVKLPCSVQSGKDHLFDLECIGPWLKVHSTCPLCRFDVLEVDKKRREKLEKELQAAQDADSEEEEEDWDVYG